The Christiangramia flava JLT2011 region TTTTGATCCTTTAAGCCGAATTATTAGTGGTAATCCTGCCAGCCAGTGGTTTGTGTACGGAACGCTTTATACGCTGGCAATTTTGATTTTCGGCTTTAAATTTATTCTGAAATATCGCCATAACAGGTACGAAGTGATTCGCACAATTTCGGTCATGTTCTTCCAGACTGCTTTCGCGTTTATCATCCCGGAGATTCTGGCAAAACTGAACGAACCTTATTACGATTTCAAAAATATCTGGCCACTCAATTACGACCTGTTCGCCGGTTATCGCATCGACGGATTCCTGTCTGCTGGTAATTTGGGTGTTTTGATGCTCATCTTCGGAATTATTTCCATTTTCGTGATCACACCAATCCTTACTTACAGGTATGGCAAAAGGTGGTATTGCTCCTGGGTTTGTGGTTGTGGTGGTCTCGCAGAAACTGCCGGAGACCCTTATCGCCATTTGTCTGATAAATCGCAGTTTGCCTGGAAGGTCGAGCGCTGGGTCATACATTCCGTTTTGGTTTTTGTAACGGTAATGACCATTGCCGTTGTTTATTCCTACCTCGGTGAAAATGCCGATCGTTTCTGGCTGACCAAAGATCTCTTTTTATGGGGCATGGCCGGACTGCTTACGGTAATTTTCAGTTTGATCATGATATTTAAGCGCAACGAACTGGCAAAGGATGCCAAAATTGGTGCCATTGCGTATCTCGCCATCATTTTAGGAATTATTTCGATCAACTATTTCGGTGGGAATTATAATATCTTCTTTTTTGATGCTTATAAATTGCGTGAATGGTATGGTTTTCTGATTGGCGCAGCATTTTCCGGGGTAATTGGTGTTGGATTTTACCCAATCTTCGGAAGTCGCGTCTGGTGCCGTTTTGGATGCCCTATGGCGGCGATCCTTGGAATGCAGCAGCGTTTGTTTTCCAAATTCCGAATAACGACAAATGGGGGGCAGTGTATTTCCTGTGGTAATTGTTCCACTTATTGCGAAATGGGCATCGATGTTCGCGCGTACGCCCAGAAAGGTCAGAATATCGTTCGCTCCAGTTGTGTGGGCTGCGGAATTTGTTCTGCGGTTTGTCCGCGTGGTGTTTTAAAACTGGAAAATGCTTCAACAAAAAACAGGATTAATTCTGAAGAAGTGCTTCTTGGAAACGACGTAAACCTGTTAGATTTGCTGAACCAGAAATCAGAATAATGGAAATTATTGATCTGAGCCAGGAAATTTACGATGGAATGCCTGTCTATAAAGTTCTTCCTGAAGTGAAAATCTGCATGCATGCTTCGCATGAAGAATGGAATGGGGAAGAGATCATTGGCGAGCCAACTCCAAGTGTATATAAGCTGGAAATGAGCGAACATACCGGCACGCATGTGGATGCTTTAAGCCATATGCGGAAGGAGGATAAAGGTAAATCTATAGACACCATGCCGCTGAGCATGTTTTATACGGAGGGTCTTTGCCTTGATTTTTCTGAAAAGGGATTGAAGGAGATCATTACTTCTGAAGAAATTCAGCAAAAACTAAAAGATATCGATGAAACTCTGAAAGCTGGCGATACTATTTTGCTCCATACGGGTCATTATCAAAAGCATTTTAATACTGAAAACTGGCCCGACGGACCGGGAATTTCAGCTG contains the following coding sequences:
- a CDS encoding 4Fe-4S binding protein — encoded protein: MSRIEHNMAMTGESPASISTIQKIATTAGLIGLSILLLAVANVSFPNKALFLSLSLGLISIGTIVFAVHAYNGKHAGIKNDGVWFKSMTNRGILGWIAGIALTLFYIILYWFPQYLGLNAEGDNTGVIALFDPLSRIISGNPASQWFVYGTLYTLAILIFGFKFILKYRHNRYEVIRTISVMFFQTAFAFIIPEILAKLNEPYYDFKNIWPLNYDLFAGYRIDGFLSAGNLGVLMLIFGIISIFVITPILTYRYGKRWYCSWVCGCGGLAETAGDPYRHLSDKSQFAWKVERWVIHSVLVFVTVMTIAVVYSYLGENADRFWLTKDLFLWGMAGLLTVIFSLIMIFKRNELAKDAKIGAIAYLAIILGIISINYFGGNYNIFFFDAYKLREWYGFLIGAAFSGVIGVGFYPIFGSRVWCRFGCPMAAILGMQQRLFSKFRITTNGGQCISCGNCSTYCEMGIDVRAYAQKGQNIVRSSCVGCGICSAVCPRGVLKLENASTKNRINSEEVLLGNDVNLLDLLNQKSE
- a CDS encoding cyclase family protein, which gives rise to MEIIDLSQEIYDGMPVYKVLPEVKICMHASHEEWNGEEIIGEPTPSVYKLEMSEHTGTHVDALSHMRKEDKGKSIDTMPLSMFYTEGLCLDFSEKGLKEIITSEEIQQKLKDIDETLKAGDTILLHTGHYQKHFNTENWPDGPGISAEAAR